A genome region from Anomalospiza imberbis isolate Cuckoo-Finch-1a 21T00152 unplaced genomic scaffold, ASM3175350v1 scaffold_78, whole genome shotgun sequence includes the following:
- the LOC137467762 gene encoding zinc finger protein 154-like has protein sequence MNLGREEPPVQGALLFFSPNQDFSFSGCGWMEKEEKPRTSCRRRGCKPSPGSCGEERAPLSQEGGRRSSQSTELLEKPHGREKPHKCLECGQGFSCSSKLIEHQRIHTGERPYECGECGKGFSHSSTLIQHQVIHTGERPYQCLECGKSFGWSSELRRHRRIHTGERPYECGECGKSFMHSSHLIQHQVIHTGERPYTCLECGKSFGRSSKLRRHLRIHTGERPYECPQCGKRFHTSCNVLLHERIHTDERPFRCPDCGKGFNQNSHLTMHRRIHSGERPYECGECGKSFSRSSNLTQHQRRHH, from the coding sequence ATGAACTTGGGCAGGGAGGAACCTCCAGTCCAAGGTGctctcttgtttttttccccaaaccaggatttttcattctcagggtgtggctggatggagaaggaggaaaagccccggacatcctgcaggaggaggggctgcaaacccagcccagggagctgtggggaggaaagagcccccctgagccaggaaggcggCCGGAGATCCAGCCAGAGCACGGAGCTTCTGGAGaagcctcatggcagggagaagccacacaagtgcttggaatgtgggcagggcttcagctgcagctccaagcTGATCGaacaccagaggatccacactggggaaaggccctatgagtgtggggagtgtgggaagggattcagccacagctccaccctgatccagcaccaggtgatccacactggggaacggccttaccagtgcttggaatgtgggaagagctttgggtGGAGCTCCGAACTGAGAAGacaccggcgcatccacaccggggagaggccctacgagtgtggggagtgtgggaagagcttcatgcacagctcccacctgatccagcaccaggtgatccacactggggaacggccctacacctgcttggaatgtgggaagagctttgggcGGAGCTCCaaactgagaagacacctgcgcatccacactggggagaggccctacgagtgtccccagtgtgggaagaggtttcacacCAGCTGCAATGTCCTCCTACatgagcggattcacacagatgagaggcccttccgctgccctgactgcgggaagggcttcaaccAAAACTCCCACCTCACCAtgcaccggcgcatccacagtggggagaggccctacgagtgtggggagtgtgggaagagcttctccaggagctcaaacttgacccaacaccaacggagacACCactaa